From the Oxobacter pfennigii genome, one window contains:
- a CDS encoding ABC transporter ATP-binding protein: protein MLKVSDLTVRYGELTVTDKVSFSLKAGQWLMLVGPNGAGKSTVVSSISGGTSYSGNISVLGRNAKSYRPNELAKLVGVLSQSHSVGYGYTVEEIVRLGRYAHSPGLFAGKSQADDDAVAEAISRTGLEPFLKQSVLTLSGGELQRTFLAQLFAQNPKILILDEPTNHLDLQYQKEVFELIRDWLKEPERAVISVVHDLSLAKAYGTQALLLHRGKTVSQGPISEVFSRENLHSAYSLDVYAWFKDMYGQWQ from the coding sequence ATGCTTAAGGTTAGCGACTTAACCGTCAGATACGGAGAACTCACAGTCACAGATAAGGTGAGCTTTTCTCTGAAAGCCGGACAATGGCTGATGCTTGTCGGACCTAACGGTGCAGGTAAGTCAACGGTAGTGAGCTCCATAAGCGGCGGTACGTCATATTCGGGTAATATCAGCGTATTAGGTCGCAATGCCAAGAGCTACCGGCCCAATGAGCTTGCAAAGCTCGTAGGTGTGTTGTCACAAAGTCACAGCGTAGGTTACGGATATACCGTGGAGGAAATAGTGCGGTTAGGAAGGTATGCCCATTCTCCGGGGTTATTTGCGGGGAAGTCGCAAGCTGATGATGATGCTGTTGCCGAAGCTATTAGTCGTACCGGCCTGGAGCCATTTTTAAAGCAATCTGTGCTGACATTATCCGGCGGTGAGCTTCAGCGTACATTTTTAGCACAGCTCTTTGCCCAGAATCCCAAGATATTGATATTGGATGAACCTACAAACCATTTAGACTTACAGTATCAAAAGGAAGTCTTTGAACTGATCCGGGACTGGCTTAAGGAGCCTGAGCGTGCGGTAATATCGGTAGTGCATGATTTGAGCCTTGCAAAGGCTTACGGCACACAGGCACTGCTCTTACATCGCGGCAAGACGGTTTCTCAAGGGCCAATATCGGAGGTTTTTTCCCGAGAAAATTTGCACAGCGCCTATTCTCTTGATGTATATGCCTGGTTTAAAGATATGTACGGACAATGGCAATAA
- a CDS encoding DUF3231 family protein: MDGSLKIPLIVSEISGLYNTYMNDSAAICMLKYFLKYTDDEETRTILYDALSLSERHLEDIKLFLEQDGLAIPDGFGEDDVNESAPRLFTEPFYLFYLGTLAGFGMDGYSLITRYTARPDVMDFFIKCLHEASELLKKVTMFRLSKGLYLKAPRVEVSNKITYIEKDSFLSGIFGKPRPLLAREATNVFAGSLFDLIWRGISTGFGQVAKSKEVRDFMFKGRDITSAHFEEFSRILNDEDIPVPSISDSFITSSTVPPFSDKLMMFQALSICAMAVGVDGAAIASSMRLDLLTTHSKFGAEIIKYSALGTDIMIKNGWLEQPPQIIRHDQLSTV, from the coding sequence ATGGATGGTTCTTTGAAAATACCTTTGATTGTATCAGAAATCTCAGGCCTATATAACACCTATATGAACGACAGCGCTGCCATATGTATGCTCAAATATTTTTTAAAATATACGGACGATGAGGAGACAAGGACTATTTTATATGATGCTTTATCGCTATCCGAGCGTCATCTTGAAGATATAAAATTGTTTTTGGAGCAAGACGGCCTTGCCATACCCGATGGTTTCGGCGAGGATGATGTTAATGAATCAGCTCCCCGCCTTTTTACGGAGCCCTTTTATCTTTTTTACTTAGGCACTTTGGCAGGGTTTGGCATGGACGGATATTCACTGATTACACGCTACACAGCACGGCCTGACGTAATGGACTTTTTTATTAAATGCTTGCATGAAGCATCGGAGCTTTTAAAAAAAGTTACTATGTTTCGTTTGTCAAAAGGCCTTTATCTGAAGGCTCCCAGAGTTGAAGTATCAAATAAAATCACTTACATAGAAAAGGACAGCTTTTTAAGCGGAATTTTCGGCAAACCCCGTCCTCTTCTGGCCCGAGAAGCAACAAATGTATTTGCCGGTTCTTTATTTGATTTGATATGGCGAGGAATATCCACCGGCTTTGGTCAGGTTGCAAAATCAAAGGAAGTAAGGGATTTTATGTTTAAGGGCAGGGATATCACATCAGCTCATTTTGAAGAGTTTTCAAGGATTCTAAACGATGAGGACATACCTGTTCCTTCCATATCCGATTCCTTTATAACCAGCTCCACAGTCCCTCCTTTTTCAGATAAACTCATGATGTTCCAGGCACTTTCAATCTGTGCCATGGCAGTAGGTGTGGACGGTGCTGCCATTGCCTCATCCATGCGGTTGGATTTGCTGACTACCCATTCAAAATTCGGAGCAGAGATTATTAAATATTCAGCTTTAGGCACAGATATAATGATAAAAAACGGATGGCTGGAACAGCCTCCCCAGATAATAAGGCATGACCAGCTATCGACGGTATGA
- a CDS encoding FecCD family ABC transporter permease, with protein MAANKSKPEGFRLTEYLIFGAVTLVVAILCVALGSVNVPLSEFMKSVIIMTIRLPRVLCVALAGASLSVGGAAMQGLLKNPLADGTTLGVSGGASLGAVLAIALGLSIPGFPFAGTVLTAMLFAFISIITVLALAYKLDFSLSTNTIILLGVIFNMFVSSITSLLVTFAGEKVKTIVFWTMGSFAGCTYGNAAMLLGALVLFGGLLMLQTRELNAFAVGEDNARNIGVNVRQVKLLVLICVSALIGVCVSISGTIGFVGLVTPHMIRMVVGPNHKRLLPASAFGGAIFLMLSDLAARTFLNPRELPIGIITSFVGALLFIWIFYSSSKGGRR; from the coding sequence ATGGCGGCCAATAAATCCAAGCCAGAAGGTTTCCGGCTTACTGAGTACCTGATCTTCGGGGCGGTAACTCTCGTTGTGGCAATACTGTGCGTTGCGCTGGGCAGCGTGAATGTGCCTCTGTCGGAGTTTATGAAAAGCGTAATAATAATGACCATACGCTTGCCGCGAGTGCTGTGTGTGGCGCTGGCAGGAGCGTCACTGTCGGTTGGCGGTGCGGCAATGCAGGGCTTGCTTAAAAACCCCCTGGCAGACGGGACTACCCTTGGGGTCAGCGGAGGTGCCTCCTTAGGCGCCGTCCTTGCCATTGCGTTAGGTCTGTCAATCCCCGGCTTTCCTTTTGCCGGAACGGTCTTAACGGCTATGCTATTTGCTTTTATATCCATTATAACGGTGCTTGCGCTGGCCTATAAGCTGGATTTTTCTCTGTCAACCAATACCATAATCCTTTTAGGCGTGATATTCAATATGTTTGTATCCAGCATAACTTCGCTGTTAGTTACCTTTGCAGGCGAAAAGGTAAAGACCATAGTATTTTGGACTATGGGGAGCTTTGCGGGATGCACTTACGGAAACGCCGCAATGCTTTTAGGTGCCCTGGTTCTGTTCGGCGGATTACTGATGCTCCAGACCCGAGAACTCAATGCTTTTGCCGTTGGAGAGGACAATGCAAGGAACATCGGCGTGAATGTCAGACAAGTCAAGCTTCTGGTTTTAATCTGTGTGTCAGCGCTAATCGGCGTGTGTGTCAGCATTAGCGGAACTATCGGTTTCGTAGGATTGGTAACACCTCATATGATACGCATGGTTGTAGGGCCAAACCATAAGAGACTGCTCCCGGCAAGCGCCTTCGGAGGAGCAATTTTCCTTATGCTTTCGGACCTGGCTGCACGTACCTTTTTAAATCCTCGGGAATTGCCCATTGGTATAATCACCAGTTTCGTCGGAGCATTGCTGTTTATCTGGATATTCTACTCATCAAGTAAAGGAGGCAGGCGTTAG
- a CDS encoding cobyric acid synthase, whose translation MALSIMLQGTASNVGKSMLAAALCRIFRQDGYSVAPFKSWNMALNSYITREGLEIGRAQVVQAECAGIEPTVDMQPILIKPMRGTEPQIILHGEVLNLKPGDNWKEIAGKAIKESWDHLSEQYDVIVIEGAGSPSEINIKDGDLANMFVAKLTNSPVLLVGDIDPGGVFASVAGTNLLFDEEERNHFKGVLINKFRGYKSHLEPGLRMLEDIIHKPVVGVIPYTELDIDDEDSLTTRFTAKNSGGVDIAVIRLPHISNFTDFNALGRIPGLSIRYVKNPAELGKPDLLILPGTKNTMGDLLWLREIGLEEPIASLAEEGRNILGVCGGYQMLGERLSDPKGVEIGGEMEGLALLPLNTVFEGAKTRTRVNGTFEGVCYDAYEIHMGVTRASNGNLPSIIYKKGNISGTYLHGLFDGDAAGMLKLLKVNLPELKDLPSYNDYKQSQYDLLADTFRANADMNKIYEIMNSFKSSFDMKITS comes from the coding sequence ATGGCATTATCTATTATGCTTCAAGGTACAGCCTCTAACGTGGGCAAAAGCATGCTTGCCGCCGCATTGTGCCGTATATTCAGACAGGACGGATATAGTGTTGCACCTTTTAAATCATGGAATATGGCTCTAAACTCCTACATCACCCGGGAGGGCCTGGAAATAGGACGGGCTCAGGTAGTGCAGGCGGAATGTGCGGGCATTGAGCCGACGGTAGATATGCAGCCCATTCTTATAAAGCCAATGCGCGGTACAGAGCCCCAGATTATACTCCATGGTGAGGTTTTAAATCTTAAACCCGGAGATAATTGGAAAGAAATTGCAGGAAAAGCAATTAAGGAATCCTGGGACCATCTTTCAGAGCAATATGACGTAATCGTTATAGAAGGTGCGGGAAGCCCCTCTGAGATAAATATAAAAGACGGTGATTTGGCTAATATGTTTGTGGCTAAGCTGACCAATTCACCGGTGCTATTGGTAGGTGACATTGACCCGGGCGGGGTATTTGCTTCAGTTGCAGGCACCAATCTTTTGTTTGACGAAGAAGAACGCAATCACTTCAAAGGGGTACTGATAAATAAGTTTCGGGGTTACAAGTCTCACTTGGAACCCGGCTTAAGAATGTTGGAGGATATAATTCATAAGCCTGTTGTGGGAGTAATTCCATATACTGAGCTTGATATCGATGATGAAGACAGCTTAACGACGCGGTTTACCGCTAAAAATAGCGGAGGAGTGGATATTGCCGTCATACGCTTGCCTCATATATCTAATTTTACCGATTTTAATGCACTGGGCCGTATACCGGGACTTAGTATACGCTATGTAAAAAATCCCGCCGAGCTTGGCAAACCGGATCTTTTAATCCTGCCTGGTACCAAGAATACCATGGGAGACCTTTTATGGCTCCGTGAAATAGGACTGGAGGAGCCGATTGCATCTCTTGCAGAGGAAGGCCGTAACATACTTGGTGTTTGCGGAGGTTATCAGATGTTGGGCGAAAGGCTATCTGATCCTAAAGGAGTGGAAATAGGCGGCGAAATGGAGGGACTGGCTTTGCTTCCTCTTAACACTGTGTTTGAAGGGGCCAAGACTCGCACCCGGGTTAACGGGACCTTCGAAGGTGTATGCTATGATGCCTATGAAATACACATGGGGGTGACCCGTGCATCAAATGGAAATCTTCCTTCAATTATTTATAAAAAGGGTAATATTTCAGGGACCTATCTTCACGGATTATTTGACGGGGATGCGGCAGGTATGCTGAAGCTTTTAAAAGTAAATTTGCCGGAATTAAAAGACCTGCCAAGCTATAACGATTATAAGCAATCCCAGTACGATCTTTTAGCAGATACCTTCCGTGCAAATGCCGATATGAATAAAATATATGAAATAATGAATTCCTTTAAGAGTTCATTCGACATGAAAATTACTTCGTAA
- a CDS encoding MarR family winged helix-turn-helix transcriptional regulator translates to MKKSIGRLLSILHRQSQVYINYALKEYDITSAEYSFLLRLYVQDGITQDELSCYLCIDKAATARAIKSLECKGYVTRDKIDDDKRVNKVYLSDKAKQCKDEVIKKVWQWSDILTEDMNEETVEAVMTALEKMVDKVERRNFKKEKGK, encoded by the coding sequence TTGAAAAAGAGCATTGGACGCTTATTGTCTATTTTGCATCGGCAATCCCAGGTGTACATAAATTATGCTTTGAAGGAGTATGATATTACTTCTGCAGAGTATTCTTTTCTTTTAAGGCTGTATGTACAGGACGGAATAACCCAGGATGAACTGTCATGCTATTTATGCATCGACAAGGCCGCCACAGCCCGGGCTATAAAAAGTTTAGAGTGCAAGGGCTATGTAACAAGAGACAAGATTGATGATGACAAAAGGGTTAACAAGGTTTATCTCTCGGATAAAGCAAAGCAATGCAAGGATGAAGTAATCAAAAAAGTATGGCAGTGGAGCGATATCTTAACTGAAGATATGAATGAAGAAACTGTTGAAGCAGTAATGACCGCACTGGAGAAAATGGTTGATAAAGTAGAACGCAGAAATTTTAAAAAAGAAAAGGGGAAGTAG
- a CDS encoding MATE family efflux transporter, translating to MQYENPLGKEKISKLLLQFSVPGIVGMTVNALYNVVDRIFIGNSSSLGSNGLAGITIGFPITILFMSMGLLFGTGGATLFSISLGRKEDEKAEVALANSFVLLLASGLTFLIIGEIFLKPILILFGASEAVLPYSMEYMRIIFFGTVFQIASLGMNNFIRADGSPKIAMMTMFMGAGLNTILDPLFIYVFDMGMAGAALATILAQATSFIWVVSYFTGKRSKVKLKLKHMIPRLDIASQIVSLGIPGFSMQISNSFLNMILNKSLLAYGGDVAVSGMGIINSLQTILVMPIGGIRQGVQPIVSFNFGAKKYDRVKTAIKMGITAASSIVIISYTISRIFPEFLISLFNREPELLKFGVYALGAWFLCLPVTGFQMISSSYFQAIGKSKTATFLTLTRQVIFLIPAIIIFSKLWGLNGILYAAPFADFTAALVTGVCFYRSIRKLGTEDKGEVTEVLMMENE from the coding sequence ATGCAATATGAAAATCCGTTAGGTAAAGAGAAGATTTCAAAGCTTTTATTGCAGTTTTCGGTGCCCGGAATTGTCGGTATGACTGTCAATGCATTATATAATGTCGTTGACAGAATTTTTATCGGCAACAGCAGCAGTTTAGGTTCAAACGGCCTTGCGGGAATAACGATCGGTTTTCCCATTACAATTCTTTTTATGTCCATGGGACTATTGTTTGGTACCGGAGGAGCAACCTTGTTTTCCATAAGCCTGGGAAGAAAAGAGGATGAAAAGGCCGAAGTAGCCCTGGCAAATTCTTTTGTACTCTTATTGGCTTCTGGATTAACATTTCTTATTATAGGTGAGATATTCCTAAAACCCATACTCATATTGTTTGGCGCCAGCGAAGCGGTATTGCCTTATTCCATGGAATATATGAGAATTATATTCTTTGGTACGGTATTTCAGATAGCCAGTTTAGGAATGAATAATTTCATACGTGCCGACGGCAGTCCAAAGATTGCCATGATGACCATGTTTATGGGAGCAGGATTAAATACCATTCTAGACCCATTATTCATTTATGTATTTGATATGGGAATGGCAGGTGCTGCTTTAGCTACCATATTGGCACAGGCAACCTCATTTATATGGGTGGTATCGTATTTTACGGGAAAACGCAGCAAAGTTAAGTTAAAATTAAAACATATGATACCAAGGCTTGATATAGCGTCCCAGATAGTTTCTCTCGGTATTCCTGGTTTTTCCATGCAGATTTCCAACAGCTTTTTAAATATGATTCTTAATAAGAGCCTTTTGGCTTACGGCGGAGATGTGGCCGTGTCGGGTATGGGAATCATAAACAGCCTTCAGACCATACTTGTAATGCCAATCGGCGGTATAAGGCAGGGTGTACAGCCAATTGTGAGCTTTAATTTCGGAGCAAAAAAATACGACAGGGTTAAAACGGCAATAAAAATGGGCATAACTGCGGCATCGTCAATTGTCATCATAAGCTATACCATATCAAGGATATTTCCGGAATTTTTAATATCACTTTTTAACAGGGAACCGGAGTTATTAAAATTCGGAGTTTATGCCCTGGGCGCATGGTTTTTGTGCCTGCCCGTTACCGGTTTTCAAATGATTAGTTCAAGCTATTTCCAGGCTATCGGAAAATCAAAAACAGCCACATTTTTAACTTTGACAAGGCAGGTAATATTCCTTATCCCTGCAATAATAATTTTCTCAAAACTGTGGGGATTAAACGGAATACTTTACGCCGCTCCCTTTGCGGACTTTACGGCTGCTTTAGTTACAGGCGTATGCTTCTATAGAAGCATAAGGAAGCTGGGTACGGAAGATAAAGGTGAAGTCACCGAGGTGTTGATGATGGAAAATGAATAG
- a CDS encoding ABC transporter substrate-binding protein, which yields MKRQILSIALSAALAISMLAGCATNSENTPSPTPTGTVEPTAKTVYPLTVTDMTGREVTIKEPVTRIVAITAANAEIVYALGLGDTMVGRGEYCDYPAEVLEVASVGSGNDTNIEQIISLKPQVVFMGTMAQTNEQINQLTQAGIAVVASDAIDIAGTYKSIALMGKILNRNEEAAKIIENMKTKIDDIGAKASAKASGKSIYFEVSPLEFGLWTAGSNTFMDEAANILGLKNTFGDISDWAEISEEQVLERNPDYIMTVTMYFGEGLEPVESIKSRPGWNNVKAVANNGIINMPNNELTRPGPRLADGVEMLYNFVYGGQ from the coding sequence ATGAAACGCCAGATATTGTCAATTGCTTTATCTGCAGCTCTTGCCATATCCATGTTAGCAGGCTGTGCAACCAATTCTGAAAACACTCCGTCGCCGACACCCACAGGTACAGTTGAACCTACAGCCAAAACTGTGTATCCGCTCACTGTAACGGACATGACCGGGCGTGAAGTGACAATAAAAGAACCCGTTACAAGGATAGTTGCAATCACTGCTGCCAATGCCGAGATTGTCTATGCTCTTGGCTTAGGTGATACTATGGTAGGCCGTGGCGAATACTGTGACTACCCGGCGGAAGTACTTGAAGTTGCGTCTGTCGGCTCGGGCAATGATACCAACATTGAACAGATTATTTCCCTCAAACCTCAAGTAGTTTTTATGGGGACCATGGCTCAAACAAATGAGCAAATAAACCAACTCACTCAAGCCGGCATTGCCGTAGTGGCTTCCGATGCAATTGATATTGCTGGTACATACAAGAGTATCGCACTTATGGGCAAGATACTCAATAGAAATGAAGAAGCGGCTAAAATAATTGAAAATATGAAAACAAAGATTGATGACATTGGTGCAAAAGCCTCTGCCAAAGCATCCGGCAAGAGCATTTACTTTGAGGTTTCGCCTCTGGAATTTGGCTTGTGGACTGCTGGAAGCAATACATTTATGGATGAGGCTGCTAATATATTAGGCTTAAAAAATACCTTCGGAGACATCAGCGATTGGGCAGAAATCTCTGAAGAGCAAGTACTGGAACGCAATCCCGACTACATTATGACAGTAACTATGTATTTTGGTGAGGGTCTTGAACCTGTCGAAAGTATCAAATCCCGTCCCGGCTGGAATAACGTAAAGGCTGTCGCAAATAACGGAATTATAAATATGCCGAATAACGAGCTGACACGTCCCGGCCCCCGCCTTGCCGACGGAGTAGAGATGCTCTACAACTTTGTCTATGGCGGCCAATAA
- a CDS encoding VOC family protein — protein sequence MKFCWCTFSVKNLEESIKFYQEIVGLSLDRRFKAGPNTEIAFLGDGETKVELVCSEEKKEVNVGADISLGFEVKSVDEMMAFVKDKGIDILSGPISPNPHVKFFFVKDPNGLRIQFVENM from the coding sequence ATGAAATTTTGCTGGTGTACGTTTTCGGTAAAAAATTTGGAAGAATCCATAAAGTTTTACCAGGAAATCGTGGGACTTTCATTGGACAGGAGATTTAAGGCAGGTCCAAATACCGAGATTGCTTTTTTGGGGGATGGAGAGACAAAGGTGGAATTAGTCTGCAGCGAAGAGAAAAAGGAAGTAAATGTAGGAGCGGACATTTCCCTTGGATTTGAAGTCAAGTCCGTGGATGAAATGATGGCTTTTGTAAAGGACAAGGGGATAGATATATTGAGCGGACCTATTTCGCCTAATCCTCACGTAAAGTTTTTCTTCGTAAAAGACCCTAACGGATTGAGGATTCAGTTTGTAGAAAACATGTAG